A region from the Musa acuminata AAA Group cultivar baxijiao chromosome BXJ1-10, Cavendish_Baxijiao_AAA, whole genome shotgun sequence genome encodes:
- the LOC135594863 gene encoding hydroxyproline O-arabinosyltransferase PLENTY-like, protein MMGRKSMSRASPLLLLLLGSGLFFAAYNLLAMVHHHQRRESGRELPRDDQVTWMPHEVKGSSGPRRPFHVAVTATETTYSRWQCRIMYYWYKRVKDGEGSEMGGFTRVLHSGRPDSLMDEIPTFVVDPLPANIDRGYVVLNRPWAFVQWLEKATIEEEYILMAEPDHIFVKPLPNLARDEYPAGFPFFYMSPDEHAQTVRKYFPEENGPVTKIDSIGNSPVIIKKSMLEMIAPTWMNVSLNMKADPETDKTFGWILDMYAYAIASALHGVQHILCKDFMIQPPLDEKLGNTYIIHFTYGCDYSSKGELTYGKIGDWRFDKKSYTSGLPPRNLSLPPPGVPETVVKLVKMINEATANIRGWDDERNYL, encoded by the exons ATGATGGGGAGAAAAAGCATGAGCAGAGCGTCGCCGTTGCTCCTCCTGCTGTTGGGATCGGGGTTGTTCTTCGCGGCCTACAACCTGCTCGCGATGGTCCACCACCACCAGCGGCGCGAATCGGGGAGGGAGCTGCCGCGCGACGATCAGGTCACTTGGATGCCCCACGAGGTGAAGGGATCGAGCGGGCCGAGGAGGCCGTTTCACGTCGCTGTCACGGCGACCGAGACGACCTACAGCAGGTGGCAGTGCCGGATAATGTATTACTGGTACAAGAGGGTGAAGGACGGGGAGGGGTCAGAGATGGGAGGGTTCACCAGAGTGCTGCACTCTGGGAGGCCTGATAGCTTGATGGACGAGATCCCGACCTTTGTGGTGGATCCCCTCCCTGCCAACATCGATCGG GGGTACGTTGTCCTAAACAGACCTTGGGCCTTTGTGCAATGGCTAGAGAAAGCAACTATCGAGGAGGA GTATATATTGATGGCTGAACCAGATCACATATTTGTGAAACCTTTACCAAACTTGGCTCGTGACGAGTATCCTGCCGGCTTTCCATTCTTCTATATGAGCCCTGATGAACATGCACAGACAGTAAGGAAGTATTTTCCAGAAGAGAATGGTCCTGTGACTAAAATTGACTCCATAGGCAATTCCCCTGTGATAATTAAAAAG TCCATGCTAGAGATGATTGCTCCTACTTGGATGAATGTCTCTTTGAATATGAAAGCGGATCCAGAGACCGATAAAACATTTGGATGGATTTTGGATAT GTATGCTTATGCAATTGCAAGTGCATTGCACGGCGTTCAACATATCCTTTGTAAAGATTTTATGATACAg CCGCCTCTTGATGAAAAGTTGGGAAACACATATATTATCCATTTCACTTATGGATGTGATTATTCATCAAAG GGTGAACTGACTTATGGGAAAATTGGGGATTGGAGATTTGACAAAAAATCCTATACCAGTGGTCTGCCACCAAGGAATCTGTCCTTACCTCCTCCAGGTGTTCCTGAAACTGTG GTGAAACTGGTAAAGATGATAAACGAGGCTACAGCCAACATCCGTGGGTGGGATGACGAAAGAAATTACCTCTAG